The Archangium primigenium genomic interval CCGTCCCCCCACCCGCTCCGGGCAAGTGACGGCCCGGCTCAGCGGTTGAGGGACTTCATGTTGGCCTCGGGGTAGCGCAGGCCCGCGGCGGCCCCCAGGGGCGCGATCGCGTCGAGTTCCCGCAGCTCCTCGGCGGACAAGCGGATGTCCGCGGCGGCCAGGTTCTCCTCCAGGTAGGGCAGCCGCTTGGTGCCGGGAATGGGCACGATGTCCTCTCCCCGCGCGAGCACCCACGCGAGCGCGAGCTGGGAAGCCTGGACACTCTTGCGCGCGGCGAGCTGGTTCACCTTGTCCACCAGTTGGAGGTTCTTGGCGAAGTTCTCCCCCTGGAAGCGCGGGCTGTTGCGGCGGTAGTCCCCGGGCTCCAGGTCCTCCACGCTGCGGAAGCGGCCGGTGAGGAAGCCCCGGCCCAGCGGGCTGTAGGCGACGAAGCCGATGCCCAGCGCGCGCACCGTGGGGAGGAGCTCGTCCTCGGGGTCCCGACTCCAGAGCGAGTACTCCGTCTGCAGCGCGCTGATGGGGTGCACGGCGTGGGCGCGGCGGATGGTGGAGGGCGAGGCCTCGGACAGGCCCAGGTAGCGCACCTTGCCCTGCTTCACCAGCTCCGCCATGGCGCCCACCGTCTCCTCGATGGGGACCGTGGGGTCCACGCGGTGCTGGTAGTAGAGATCGATGTGGTCGACCCCCAGGCGCTTGAGCGAGGCCTCACAGGCCTCGCGCACGTAGGCGGGCTTGCCGTTGATGCCGAGATAGGCCCCGTCTTGCGTGCGCATGTTGCCGAACTTGGTGGCGAGGACGACCCGGTCGCGCCGGTCCGCGATCGCCCGGCCCACCAACTGCTCGTTGGTGAAGGGGCCGTACATGTCCGCGGTGTCGAGGAAGTCCAGACCCCGCTCCAGGGCCCGGTGGATGACGGCGATGGAGTGCGCGTCATCCCGCGCGCCGTAGAAATCACTCATGCCCATACAGCCCAGACCCAGGGCGGACACCTTCAAGCCCTGACGTCCGAGTGCGCGCTGCTCCATGACGGCCTCCTGGTGACGGGAACCCGAACGTTCCTCGGGAACGCCCTGCACTCACGGTGAGGCGTTTCCTCCGGGGAGGGAAGTCCGCTACACCCGCCTCATGCCCGAGCCCCTCGCCCCCCGCCTCCAAATGGGCCTCACCCTCCTGGTGCTCGTGCTCCTGGGTGCCCTTCCCGCGCGCGCCGAGTCCCTGGAGGCCGCCGTCGACCGGATCGTGACCCGACAGCTCGCCCAGCACCGGATTCCCGGGGCGACCGTGGCGGTGGTGCGCGACGGGCGGGTGGCCCTCCTCCAGGGCTACGGAGAAGCGGAGGTCGGCGGCGGTATTCCCGTGGACGCCGAGCGCACGCGCTTCCGCGTGGCCTCGGTGGGCAAGCTGTTCGTCTGGACGGCGGTGATGCGGCTCGTCGAGCAGGGGCGGCTCGACCTGGACGCCGACGTGAACACCTGGCTGGAGGACGGGCTCCGGCGACCGCCGGGCGAATACGGGCCCCTCACGCTCCGGCACCTGATGGCGCACACGGGAGGCCACGAGGTCCTCGAGCGCCTCTGGCCCGCGGGGCCCGTGCCCGACTCCGTGGAGGCGTACCTCCAGACGCGCGAGCCCCAGCGGGTGCGGCCTCCAGGCGAACTCTCCGCGTACTCGGACTATGGAACGACCCTGGCCCAGCACCTCGTGGAGCGGGTCACCGGCCAGCGCTTCGAGGACCATCTCCGGGAGACGGTCTGGGAGCCATTGGGCATGCGGCACACGCTGTTCCGGCGGACGGTGCCGCCCCCGCTCGTCCAGGACGTGGCCCGAGGGCACGACGTGGTGCGGGGCCAGCCGCGCGCCGAGCCCGTGGAGCGGGTGGTCGTGGCCTCGAGCGGCTCGATGCTCACGACGGCGGCGGACGTCTCGCGCTTCATGCTCGCGCACCTGCGCGGCGGCGAGGTGGACGGCCAGCGTGTGCTGGGCGAGGACACCGTGCGGCGGATGCATCGCCAGCACTTCACGCACCATGACCGGCTGGCCGGGTGGGCCCATGGCTTCATGGAGTTCCACGTCCATGGCCAGCGGTTGATCGGCCATACGGGCGACGCCTACCAGTTCATCTCGCTGCTGGCGCTCGTGCCCGAGCGCGGGTGGGGGCTGTTCGTCTCCTACAATGGCCTGGGGGAGAAGAACGCCGCGCAGCACGCCCGGATGGAGTTGCTCGAGGCCCTGCTCGGCCGGGACTTCCCCGCGCCGCGTCCCATCCTGGTGCTGCTCCCCACGGAAAACGCCGAGCGTTTCGCCGGCTCCTACCAGACGACCTGGCGGGCCTACGGCACCTCCGAGGCCTCACTCGCCTGGCGGCAAGAGGTCCACGTGAGCGCGTACGGTGGGGCCTCCCTGATCCTCCGGCGGCCGGACGGCTCCGCGCGGTCCTGGGTGGAGATCGAGCCGCTGCTGTTCCGTCCCACCGACGATCCCCAGTCCTCCGAGCGCATCGCGTTCCGGGCGGACAACGGGGGCCGCATCACCCACCTGTTCCTCGGCGCCCGGCCCCAGGAGGCCTACGAGCGCGCGCCCTGGTACGACGCCGCGCCCCTGACCCTCGCCCTGCTCGCGGGGTGCGCTGGCCTCTTCGGGTTGACGGTGCTGGGCGTGCTCGTCCAGCGCACCCCGGCCCAGGGCGTCCTCGCGGGGCTGGCGGGGTGTCACCTGCTGGTGCTCGCCGGGGTCACGCTGCTGCTGCGCCCCCTGGCGCCCTTCGACGCCCACGCGGCCCCCGGGCTGCTCGCGGCCGTGCGGTGGGGCGCGCTGCTCACCGGCGGACTCACCCCCGGGCTCCTCTTCTGGAGCGCCCGCGCGCGAGGAAGCACCCGCACCGCGTGGCTGGGCTTCGCGATGGCGGTGGCCCTCGGCGCGGCGCTGCTCACCGCCTGGCTGTACCACTGGCGCCTGCTCGCGGGCAGGTGACGCTCAGCCCTGGCCCACCACCGCCCGGGCCTTCTCCAGCAGGCGGCGCAGCGCGAGCTCGCCCTGCGTGCGCGCCAGGGCCTCGTCCCACCCGAGCCACTGGGCCCCCGCGGATTCGTTCGGGTCATGCAGCAGGGCCTCGGGGTTTTCCGCCACCACGAGGAAGCGCACGTCCAGGTGCAGGTGCTCGGGCTCGCTCTTGCGCGCGGCGATGCCGTGCACGTCCACGTCCAGCGGCCTCGGGGCGCGCGGGTGCAGCGCCACCCGGCAGCCCGTCTCCTCGCGCACCTCGCGCAGGGCCGACGTCTCCAGGCAGCCCCCGTCCGCCTCCTCCACGTGTCCTCCGGGCTGCAACCAGCGCTGGAGCTTGCCGTGCAGCACCAGGGCCACGCGCTCGCCCGAGGGGTCCACCACCACCGCGCTCGCGGTGAAGTGCGCCCGGGACTGCGCGCGAGACAGGGGCTGCTCCAGCTCGGCGGCGAAGCGGCGCATGAGCGCCAGATCCTCGTGCTCCTTCGTGTCCCGAGGGACATGTGCGGACAGCAGGGCGCGCAGGGGCTCGGAGGGGGCGGGGGTCGTCATGGGGAGCGCATTGTGCCCACTTCGCGTCCGGGCGCCAGAACGGGATAGGGTCCCCGCCCATGGCTCGCATCCTCGTCATCGACGACCACGACACGCTCCGAGAGGGCATGGCGGTCACCCTCACCCGCTCCGGCCACACCGTGACCGCCGCTCGCTCGGGCGCCGATGGCGTCGCCGCCTACAAGAAGACGCCGTTCGACCTGGTCGTCACGGACCTGAAGATGGACGGCATGGACGGCATCGCCGTCACGCGCAACCTCAAGGCGCACGACCCCGCGGCCGTCGTCATGGTCGTCACCGCGTTTGGCACCATCGAGACCGCCGTGCAGGCCATGCAGCAGGGCGCCTACGACTTCATCACCAAGCCCTTCACCCCGGACGTGCTGCGCGTCAAGGTGGACAAGGGCCTGGAGCTGTCCTCCACGCGCCGGCAGGTGGAGCGCCTGTCCGCGCGCACCGAGGCGCTCGAGTCCGACGTGGCGCGCACCCATGGCGGGCTGCTCGTGGGCGACAGCGAGCCCCTGCAGCGGCTCGTCACCCAGGTGCGCAAGGCGGCCGCCACGGACGCCACGGTGCTCGTGCGCGGCGAGTCCGGCACCGGCAAGGAGCTGGTGGCGCGCATGCTCCACCAGTGCTCGCCGCGCAAGGACGGGCCCTTCATCGTCGTGCACTGCGCGGCCCTGGCCGAGACGCTGCTGGAGAGCGAGCTGTTCGGCCACGAGCGCGGCGCCTTCACCGGCGCCATCAAGCGCAAGCTGGGCCGCTTCGAGCTGGCCGACGGCGGCACGCTCTTCCTCGACGAGATCGGCGAGATTCCCGCCAGCGTCCAGACGAAGCTCCTGCGCGTGCTCCAGGAGAAGGAGCTGCAGCGGGTGGGCGGCGAGGAGACGCTCAAGGTGGACGTGCGCGTGGTGAGCGCCACGCACCGCGACCTGCAGGCCGAGGTGCGCGCGGGCCGCTTCCGCGAGGACTTGTACTACCGGCTGCACATCGTCCCGCTGCAACTGCCCCCCTTGCGCGAGCGCCCCGAGGACATCACCACGCTCGCGCGGCACTTCGTCACCCGGCACGGGCCGCGCGTGAACAAGCGCATCAAGGGCCTGGACGACAGCGCCCTGCGCGCGTTGGGCCGCTACGCGTGGCCGGGCAACGTGCGCGAGCTGGAGAACGTCATCGAGCAGTCGCTCGTGTTCGCCGAGGGCGAGACGCTCGGCGCGCAGGACCTGCCCACGCACCTGCACGGCCCGGGCACGCGCGTGGAGACCGGACTGCCCATCCCCTCGGGAGACCGGCCCCTGCCCGACATCCTCGAGGACCTGGAGCGGCAGCTCATCGCGCGCGCCTACGAGAAGGCCGGGGGCGTCAAGACGGAGACCGCCCGGCTGCTCGGCATCAAGACCTCGGCGCTGTACTACAAGCTGGAGAAATACGGTTTCATCTCCAA includes:
- a CDS encoding sigma-54-dependent transcriptional regulator; this encodes MARILVIDDHDTLREGMAVTLTRSGHTVTAARSGADGVAAYKKTPFDLVVTDLKMDGMDGIAVTRNLKAHDPAAVVMVVTAFGTIETAVQAMQQGAYDFITKPFTPDVLRVKVDKGLELSSTRRQVERLSARTEALESDVARTHGGLLVGDSEPLQRLVTQVRKAAATDATVLVRGESGTGKELVARMLHQCSPRKDGPFIVVHCAALAETLLESELFGHERGAFTGAIKRKLGRFELADGGTLFLDEIGEIPASVQTKLLRVLQEKELQRVGGEETLKVDVRVVSATHRDLQAEVRAGRFREDLYYRLHIVPLQLPPLRERPEDITTLARHFVTRHGPRVNKRIKGLDDSALRALGRYAWPGNVRELENVIEQSLVFAEGETLGAQDLPTHLHGPGTRVETGLPIPSGDRPLPDILEDLERQLIARAYEKAGGVKTETARLLGIKTSALYYKLEKYGFISKGERPEDS
- a CDS encoding NUDIX hydrolase; the protein is MTTPAPSEPLRALLSAHVPRDTKEHEDLALMRRFAAELEQPLSRAQSRAHFTASAVVVDPSGERVALVLHGKLQRWLQPGGHVEEADGGCLETSALREVREETGCRVALHPRAPRPLDVDVHGIAARKSEPEHLHLDVRFLVVAENPEALLHDPNESAGAQWLGWDEALARTQGELALRRLLEKARAVVGQG
- a CDS encoding aldo/keto reductase, whose amino-acid sequence is MEQRALGRQGLKVSALGLGCMGMSDFYGARDDAHSIAVIHRALERGLDFLDTADMYGPFTNEQLVGRAIADRRDRVVLATKFGNMRTQDGAYLGINGKPAYVREACEASLKRLGVDHIDLYYQHRVDPTVPIEETVGAMAELVKQGKVRYLGLSEASPSTIRRAHAVHPISALQTEYSLWSRDPEDELLPTVRALGIGFVAYSPLGRGFLTGRFRSVEDLEPGDYRRNSPRFQGENFAKNLQLVDKVNQLAARKSVQASQLALAWVLARGEDIVPIPGTKRLPYLEENLAAADIRLSAEELRELDAIAPLGAAAGLRYPEANMKSLNR
- a CDS encoding serine hydrolase domain-containing protein, with the protein product MPEPLAPRLQMGLTLLVLVLLGALPARAESLEAAVDRIVTRQLAQHRIPGATVAVVRDGRVALLQGYGEAEVGGGIPVDAERTRFRVASVGKLFVWTAVMRLVEQGRLDLDADVNTWLEDGLRRPPGEYGPLTLRHLMAHTGGHEVLERLWPAGPVPDSVEAYLQTREPQRVRPPGELSAYSDYGTTLAQHLVERVTGQRFEDHLRETVWEPLGMRHTLFRRTVPPPLVQDVARGHDVVRGQPRAEPVERVVVASSGSMLTTAADVSRFMLAHLRGGEVDGQRVLGEDTVRRMHRQHFTHHDRLAGWAHGFMEFHVHGQRLIGHTGDAYQFISLLALVPERGWGLFVSYNGLGEKNAAQHARMELLEALLGRDFPAPRPILVLLPTENAERFAGSYQTTWRAYGTSEASLAWRQEVHVSAYGGASLILRRPDGSARSWVEIEPLLFRPTDDPQSSERIAFRADNGGRITHLFLGARPQEAYERAPWYDAAPLTLALLAGCAGLFGLTVLGVLVQRTPAQGVLAGLAGCHLLVLAGVTLLLRPLAPFDAHAAPGLLAAVRWGALLTGGLTPGLLFWSARARGSTRTAWLGFAMAVALGAALLTAWLYHWRLLAGR